One part of the Planctomycetota bacterium genome encodes these proteins:
- a CDS encoding efflux RND transporter periplasmic adaptor subunit, which translates to MNSARIVGIIAAMLIGGVIGAYLTHQWAPPAAPASDNEPSVEGSPVVRVQTALLQRRRVEQTITAYGSVTTAVGEAHTLSVPFECHIRKVLVTEGQAVEADTPLVEVEPSADAKLELQQAIGDRDAAQRQLKLVEDRLKLKLATQSEIIAAQQMAASVEARVRSLKARGIDDAMTLHADAPGLISQLAARAGQIVPAGTMLVETIGRNQIMVRLGVESDVTPLLKVDDVIEITPVNEAGGKPIEGRIQMISHSVNPQTRLIDVFVMPAEGTSLLLNAYVSGHIVVSTADALTAPRSAVLLDEGRFSLYGIEQGRAVKHAVNLGIEGKDSVQIISDDVHEGEPIIVSGNYQLTDGMAVEVEGGK; encoded by the coding sequence ATGAATAGCGCTCGTATTGTCGGCATCATCGCCGCGATGTTGATCGGCGGCGTCATCGGTGCATATCTCACGCATCAATGGGCGCCTCCGGCCGCACCCGCCTCCGACAACGAGCCCTCCGTGGAGGGCTCACCAGTGGTGCGCGTTCAGACCGCTTTGCTTCAGCGCCGCCGCGTCGAACAGACGATCACGGCCTACGGCTCGGTGACGACGGCTGTGGGCGAGGCGCATACGTTAAGCGTGCCTTTTGAGTGCCACATCCGTAAGGTTCTGGTCACCGAAGGGCAAGCCGTCGAAGCGGATACGCCATTGGTCGAAGTTGAGCCGAGTGCTGATGCGAAGCTTGAGCTTCAGCAGGCCATCGGCGACCGCGATGCGGCGCAGCGTCAGCTCAAGCTCGTGGAAGATCGCCTCAAGCTCAAGCTCGCGACGCAATCGGAGATCATTGCAGCACAACAGATGGCGGCGTCAGTCGAGGCGCGGGTACGAAGCCTCAAAGCCCGCGGGATCGACGATGCGATGACCCTTCACGCCGACGCCCCCGGATTGATCAGTCAGCTCGCGGCGCGAGCGGGGCAGATCGTGCCTGCAGGGACGATGCTCGTCGAGACGATCGGTCGAAATCAGATCATGGTTCGTCTGGGTGTGGAGAGTGATGTCACGCCGCTGCTGAAAGTCGATGATGTGATTGAGATCACGCCCGTCAACGAGGCGGGCGGTAAACCCATCGAGGGGCGCATCCAGATGATCTCACACAGCGTTAATCCGCAGACGCGCCTCATTGACGTGTTCGTCATGCCCGCAGAGGGAACAAGTCTGCTGCTCAATGCCTATGTCAGCGGACATATTGTGGTCAGTACCGCCGACGCTCTAACGGCTCCGCGCTCGGCAGTACTGCTTGATGAGGGGCGGTTCAGTCTCTATGGCATCGAGCAAGGCCGTGCGGTGAAACACGCCGTCAATCTCGGAATTGAGGGCAAGGACAGCGTGCAGATCATCAGCGACGATGTGCATGAAGGCGAGCCGATCATCGTCAGCGGCAATTATCAATTGACCGACGGCATGGCAGTGGAAGTGGAGGGTGGAAAATGA
- a CDS encoding response regulator, whose protein sequence is MRILVVEDYVPLRQSLVKGLSEAGFSVDSAGDGEMGLWYARSGSYDVVVLDLMLPKIDGLTVLRKLRDGEYHNPVLILTARDGVSDRVTGLDTGADDYLVKPFAFEELLARIRVLVRRKYQQKGTVLVVGDLKIDTAAKHAQLDGRRIELTAREYALLELLALRAGSVVTRTEIWESLYEFHDDATSNVVDVYIGYLRKKLDRPGRASPIQTRRGLGYMLEDLR, encoded by the coding sequence ATGCGAATACTGGTTGTTGAAGATTACGTGCCGCTACGTCAATCGCTCGTCAAAGGGCTCAGCGAAGCGGGCTTTTCTGTCGACAGCGCTGGTGATGGCGAGATGGGATTGTGGTATGCGCGCAGCGGGTCTTATGACGTGGTGGTGCTTGATCTGATGCTTCCAAAAATCGATGGATTGACGGTGCTGCGAAAACTGCGCGATGGCGAGTATCACAATCCTGTACTTATTCTGACGGCACGTGATGGCGTGTCGGACCGCGTCACGGGGCTCGACACTGGAGCTGATGACTACCTTGTGAAGCCGTTTGCGTTTGAGGAGTTGTTGGCTCGGATTCGGGTGCTGGTGCGACGCAAGTATCAACAGAAGGGCACCGTGCTGGTGGTCGGGGATTTGAAGATCGACACCGCCGCCAAGCACGCCCAGCTCGACGGGCGCCGGATTGAACTGACCGCCCGTGAGTACGCGCTGCTGGAACTGCTCGCCCTCCGAGCTGGCAGCGTCGTGACACGCACTGAAATCTGGGAAAGCCTCTATGAGTTTCACGATGACGCGACGAGTAACGTCGTGGACGTCTATATCGGATATCTGCGTAAGAAGCTCGACCGCCCGGGACGCGCCAGTCCGATCCAGACGCGACGGGGACTCGGCTATATGCTCGAGGATTTACGATGA
- a CDS encoding HlyD family efflux transporter periplasmic adaptor subunit, which produces MKRLIKWVIVLAVLAGIGWGAYAAWARYNKTEPIVYRTATVERGNVLSSISATGTIEPEEVIDVGAQVAGRIDAFGKDDKGDTIDYGSVVRKGTVLAQIDDSLYSADAAAAKAQFAAAKAGVAVAQANVEQMKAKLSQAQSDWTRAQKLGPSEALAQASYDAYKAAYETAAANVTVANANVLQAEAAVEQAQASVDRTQRNLGYCTITSPVEGVIIDRRVNIGQTVVSSLSAPSLFLLAKDLHKMQVWVAVNEADIGNIHAGQPVTFTVDTFGGRTFKGSVGKVRLNASMTSNVVTYTVEVETDNADGTLMPYMTANVTFEIARANDVLIVPNAALNWTPQEDQISPQHRAKPRTESAGASDGGGSAQHAHHGDHGGGASSHRRLWVRDGEGVRPMVVTTGLTDGATTAVSGDDLAEGMAVIVGEQRPGGGSAGGATNPFAPQFGRSRRSSN; this is translated from the coding sequence ATGAAACGTCTCATCAAATGGGTGATTGTGCTGGCGGTGCTGGCGGGCATCGGTTGGGGCGCCTACGCCGCCTGGGCCCGATACAACAAGACGGAACCGATCGTATATCGCACGGCGACGGTCGAGCGCGGCAACGTGCTTTCGTCGATCAGCGCCACCGGGACCATCGAGCCGGAGGAGGTCATCGACGTCGGCGCGCAGGTGGCCGGTCGGATCGATGCCTTCGGCAAGGATGACAAGGGCGACACGATCGACTATGGCTCGGTCGTCCGCAAAGGCACCGTGCTCGCACAGATCGACGATTCGCTTTACAGCGCCGACGCCGCCGCCGCCAAGGCGCAGTTCGCGGCGGCGAAGGCGGGCGTGGCGGTCGCGCAGGCGAACGTCGAGCAGATGAAGGCGAAGCTCTCGCAGGCCCAAAGCGATTGGACCCGCGCGCAGAAGCTCGGCCCCTCCGAAGCGCTGGCGCAGGCCAGCTATGACGCCTACAAGGCGGCGTACGAGACGGCGGCGGCGAACGTCACCGTCGCCAATGCGAACGTCCTGCAAGCAGAGGCGGCGGTCGAGCAGGCCCAGGCGTCGGTCGATCGCACGCAGCGGAACCTCGGCTACTGCACGATCACCTCCCCCGTCGAAGGCGTCATCATCGACCGGCGCGTCAACATCGGACAGACCGTCGTCTCAAGTCTCAGCGCGCCGAGTCTGTTTCTGCTGGCCAAGGACCTGCACAAGATGCAGGTCTGGGTCGCGGTCAACGAAGCGGACATCGGTAATATTCACGCCGGCCAGCCCGTGACATTCACCGTCGACACGTTCGGCGGGCGAACCTTCAAGGGCAGCGTCGGCAAGGTGCGGCTCAACGCCTCGATGACTTCGAACGTCGTGACCTACACCGTCGAAGTCGAAACCGACAATGCCGACGGCACGCTGATGCCGTACATGACCGCGAACGTCACCTTCGAAATCGCGCGGGCCAATGACGTCTTGATCGTTCCCAATGCGGCGCTGAACTGGACGCCGCAGGAAGACCAGATTTCGCCGCAGCACCGTGCCAAACCCAGGACGGAATCGGCCGGCGCATCCGACGGCGGCGGGTCCGCCCAGCACGCTCATCATGGTGACCACGGCGGCGGCGCATCCTCGCATCGGCGCCTGTGGGTGCGCGACGGCGAAGGGGTCCGCCCCATGGTCGTCACCACGGGATTGACCGACGGCGCGACGACGGCGGTGAGCGGCGACGATCTCGCCGAAGGCATGGCCGTCATCGTCGGCGAGCAGCGCCCCGGCGGCGGATCGGCGGGCGGGGCGACCAACCCGTTCGCGCCGCAATTCGGACGCTCCCGCCGCAGCAGCAATTAG
- a CDS encoding prepilin-type N-terminal cleavage/methylation domain-containing protein: MKHAQAQIAAQCDCRTRDPQGFTLIELLVVVAIIALLIAILLPSLTKAREAAKRVVCASNVRQNYLGGYMYASDNKLHLPCIGTQAWQVNNSGLTYFMFDRQSVGAPRDQPVNYGLLIEYYDFSDWHHDAVLRCPSSRPGIWGNIEVNGNEHLMDSQGDATSYNYYYWPARSMWVNLRAWYNRRRFAEDKPYVGATFGQARRRIALYSDNIAGGGRVIGAHGDGVNAAYTDGSVTYVFDRAGTPLLADPNRNLSASGPTVDEAWEYLDDPH; encoded by the coding sequence GAGCTGCTCGTCGTGGTGGCGATCATCGCGCTGCTCATCGCCATCCTCCTGCCTTCGCTGACCAAGGCGCGCGAGGCGGCGAAGCGCGTGGTCTGCGCTTCCAACGTGCGGCAGAATTATCTGGGCGGGTACATGTATGCGTCCGACAACAAACTGCATCTGCCTTGCATCGGAACGCAGGCGTGGCAGGTCAACAACTCGGGGCTGACGTATTTCATGTTCGACCGGCAAAGCGTCGGCGCCCCCCGCGATCAACCCGTCAACTATGGACTGCTCATCGAATACTACGACTTTTCCGATTGGCACCATGATGCGGTGCTGCGATGCCCTTCGTCCAGACCCGGCATCTGGGGCAACATCGAAGTCAACGGCAATGAACATCTGATGGACAGTCAGGGCGATGCGACGAGCTACAACTACTACTACTGGCCGGCCCGGAGCATGTGGGTCAATCTGCGTGCCTGGTACAACCGGCGTCGATTTGCGGAGGATAAGCCCTACGTCGGCGCGACGTTCGGACAGGCGCGACGCCGCATCGCGCTCTACAGCGACAACATCGCCGGCGGCGGGCGGGTAATCGGCGCGCATGGCGATGGGGTCAATGCGGCGTACACGGATGGGTCGGTGACTTACGTGTTCGACCGGGCGGGGACGCCGCTGCTGGCCGATCCCAATCGCAATCTGTCCGCCTCCGGGCCGACGGTTGATGAGGCGTGGGAGTATCTCGACGATCCGCATTGA
- a CDS encoding MarR family transcriptional regulator: protein MNVRTAQPDSAYRSLIRTRVLLGQITRPYFASHGISGAQWGVLRNLYRAECEGERVLRHADLSSRLIVRPPSVTSLVRRLLKLGLIDQTTSPDDRRTRLLRLTPRGRRLVRKIIQEHERHIQELMSCLNARQRAQLQTLLTRLSAHLESWIAHRDAEGGCVDKSFRGDS from the coding sequence ATGAATGTCCGCACCGCTCAACCTGATTCGGCTTACCGATCGCTGATCCGCACGCGGGTGCTGCTGGGGCAGATCACCCGCCCGTATTTCGCCAGCCACGGCATCAGCGGCGCGCAATGGGGCGTCTTGCGCAATCTCTATCGTGCGGAATGCGAAGGCGAGCGGGTCCTGCGTCACGCCGACCTGAGCAGCCGGCTGATTGTGCGCCCGCCGAGCGTGACAAGTCTCGTGCGCCGGCTGCTGAAACTCGGGCTCATCGATCAGACGACCTCGCCGGACGATCGGCGCACCCGGCTGCTTCGTTTGACGCCGCGCGGCCGGCGACTGGTCCGGAAGATCATTCAGGAGCACGAACGGCACATTCAAGAGCTCATGTCCTGTCTGAACGCGCGCCAGCGCGCGCAGTTGCAGACGCTGCTGACCCGGCTTTCCGCGCATCTGGAATCGTGGATTGCGCACCGCGATGCGGAAGGCGGCTGTGTGGACAAGTCATTTCGAGGTGATTCATGA
- a CDS encoding AcrB/AcrD/AcrF family protein, whose product MKFARWAHSHHRSILFLLAALAAAGVYGGLNLPVGLFPHVDFPRVVVSLDAGDRPAERMAIEVTWPVEQAVRAVPGVRSVRSATSRGSAEVSINFDWGRDMVSSMLQVESAVNQIVGSLPAGAEFEVRRMDPTVFPVLGFSLVSDTQSLVAQRDLALYQIRPVLSTVRGVSQVLVQGGQTAEYQVIVDPARLDAHGMSLDDVAKALSAANIVSAVGRTEDHDKLYLILADTQFEAFDQIGATVLRSGDNGLVRLEDVATVSRGAMPQWTRVTADGHEAVLFQVYQQPGGNTVKIAREVAAKLAEIRERLPKDVRIAKWYDQSELIVASATSVRDAVMIGVGLAALILLAFLRNIKVTLIAAVTVPMVLSITVLLLYALGMSFNIMTLGGMAAAVALIIDDAIVMIEHIIRRLRGGSGHYHDRVNAAAAEFTRPLTGSSASTIIIFAPLAFLTGVTGAFFKALSLTMAASLIISYVIAWLAVPLLATHLLRQHDADEEEGGPITDRMHRVYQWTMRRLLPRPWLILLAIIPLLGAGYFGYQQVGTGFMPSMDEGGFILDYVAEPGTSLTETDRMLRELESIIQSVPEVRTYSRRTGLQLGGGLTEANEGDFFIKLKPQPRRSLDDVMDDIRTRVEHRVPGLEIELAKLMEDLIGDLTAVPQPIEIKIFSDDGKLLEAAAPQVADAIGKVDGVVDVKDGIVLAGDAMVVRVDRVKAALEGVEPASITDMLGSDLSGIVTTQIQQGPAMVGLRVWIPRSERTTVSNLEHLRLRAPDGHLFPLSRVASVQVVTGQPQIMRDDLKRMVAVTARITGRDMGSTLHDIIGVLARPGVLPAGTYYTLGGLYAEQVAAFRGLLIVFSSAVALVFTLLLFLYESFRAAIAMMITTLVGFAAVFIGLWFTDTELNITAMMGMTMIVGIVTEVAIFYYSEYHDLPAADDPAARFIAAGVNRMRPILMTTLAAILALLPLAMGLGEGSAMLQPLAIGIIAGLIVQPLLVLIVLPTLLVTLRVGHQKSSPHQ is encoded by the coding sequence ATGAAATTCGCCCGCTGGGCTCATTCGCACCATCGATCGATTCTGTTCCTGCTGGCAGCGCTGGCAGCGGCGGGAGTGTACGGCGGATTGAATCTTCCGGTGGGGTTGTTTCCGCATGTGGATTTCCCGCGGGTGGTGGTGAGTCTGGACGCAGGGGACCGGCCGGCGGAGCGTATGGCGATCGAGGTGACTTGGCCTGTGGAGCAGGCGGTGCGTGCGGTGCCGGGCGTGCGGAGCGTGCGGTCGGCCACGAGTCGGGGCAGCGCGGAGGTGTCGATCAATTTCGACTGGGGTCGGGACATGGTGTCGTCGATGCTCCAGGTCGAGTCGGCGGTGAATCAGATTGTCGGCTCGCTGCCGGCGGGGGCGGAATTCGAGGTCCGCCGGATGGATCCGACGGTGTTTCCCGTGCTTGGATTCAGCTTGGTATCGGATACGCAGTCATTAGTGGCGCAGCGTGATCTGGCGCTCTATCAGATTCGCCCCGTGCTTTCGACGGTGCGCGGCGTGTCACAGGTGCTGGTGCAGGGCGGGCAGACGGCGGAGTATCAGGTGATCGTCGATCCGGCCCGGCTCGACGCGCACGGGATGAGTCTGGACGATGTGGCCAAGGCGCTGTCCGCGGCGAACATCGTCTCGGCGGTCGGCCGCACCGAAGACCACGACAAGCTCTACCTCATTCTCGCCGACACGCAATTTGAGGCCTTCGATCAGATCGGCGCGACAGTGCTGCGCAGCGGGGACAACGGACTGGTGCGGCTCGAGGACGTCGCCACCGTGTCACGCGGCGCCATGCCGCAATGGACCCGCGTCACGGCCGACGGACATGAGGCGGTGCTGTTTCAGGTGTACCAGCAGCCCGGCGGCAACACGGTGAAGATCGCGCGGGAGGTGGCGGCGAAGCTGGCGGAGATTCGGGAGCGATTGCCCAAGGATGTGCGCATCGCCAAATGGTACGATCAGAGTGAATTGATCGTGGCGTCGGCAACAAGCGTGCGCGATGCGGTGATGATCGGGGTGGGGCTGGCCGCGCTGATTCTACTGGCTTTTCTACGGAATATTAAGGTGACACTGATCGCCGCCGTGACGGTGCCGATGGTGCTGTCGATCACAGTACTGCTGCTGTACGCGCTAGGCATGAGTTTCAACATCATGACGCTCGGAGGCATGGCGGCGGCCGTTGCGCTGATCATCGACGATGCCATCGTCATGATCGAACACATCATCCGACGCCTTCGCGGTGGAAGCGGGCACTATCACGATCGCGTCAACGCCGCCGCCGCCGAGTTCACACGCCCGCTCACCGGTTCCTCCGCCTCGACGATTATCATCTTCGCGCCGCTGGCGTTTTTGACCGGTGTCACCGGCGCATTTTTTAAGGCGCTATCGCTGACGATGGCGGCGAGTCTGATCATTTCGTACGTCATTGCATGGCTCGCAGTGCCCCTGCTTGCGACGCATCTGCTGCGCCAGCATGACGCCGACGAAGAAGAGGGAGGCCCGATCACCGACCGCATGCACCGCGTCTATCAATGGACGATGCGACGCCTGTTGCCCCGACCGTGGCTGATTCTTCTGGCGATCATTCCGCTGCTCGGCGCTGGGTATTTCGGCTATCAGCAGGTCGGCACAGGATTCATGCCGTCGATGGACGAGGGCGGATTCATCCTCGATTACGTCGCCGAGCCGGGCACGTCGCTGACCGAAACCGACCGGATGCTGCGCGAGCTTGAATCCATCATTCAGTCCGTGCCTGAAGTGCGGACATACTCCCGACGAACCGGCCTGCAACTCGGCGGCGGATTGACCGAGGCGAACGAAGGCGACTTTTTCATCAAGCTCAAGCCGCAGCCGCGCCGATCACTTGATGATGTGATGGATGACATTCGCACGCGGGTGGAACATCGCGTACCCGGCCTGGAGATCGAACTGGCCAAACTCATGGAGGATCTGATCGGCGACCTGACCGCCGTGCCGCAGCCGATCGAAATCAAGATCTTTTCGGATGACGGCAAGCTCCTCGAAGCCGCCGCGCCGCAGGTCGCCGATGCCATCGGGAAGGTGGACGGCGTCGTCGATGTCAAAGACGGCATCGTGCTGGCCGGCGATGCGATGGTGGTGCGGGTGGATCGCGTGAAGGCAGCGCTGGAGGGCGTGGAGCCGGCTTCGATTACCGACATGCTCGGCAGTGACCTGAGCGGAATCGTCACGACGCAGATCCAGCAAGGCCCCGCCATGGTGGGCCTGCGCGTATGGATACCCAGAAGCGAGCGCACGACGGTCAGCAATCTGGAACACCTGCGCCTGCGGGCACCCGATGGGCATCTGTTCCCCCTCAGTCGCGTCGCCAGCGTCCAGGTCGTCACCGGCCAGCCGCAGATCATGCGTGATGATCTGAAGCGCATGGTCGCCGTCACCGCCCGCATCACCGGCCGAGACATGGGCTCGACCCTCCACGACATCATCGGCGTTCTCGCCCGCCCCGGCGTCCTCCCCGCCGGAACTTACTACACGCTTGGCGGTCTTTACGCTGAACAGGTCGCCGCTTTCCGCGGATTACTGATCGTCTTCTCTTCCGCCGTCGCGCTGGTGTTCACGCTCCTGTTGTTCCTCTATGAAAGCTTCCGAGCCGCCATCGCCATGATGATTACCACCCTCGTCGGCTTCGCCGCCGTATTCATTGGCCTCTGGTTCACCGACACGGAACTGAACATCACCGCCATGATGGGCATGACGATGATCGTCGGCATCGTCACCGAAGTCGCCATCTTCTACTACTCCGAATACCACGACCTGCCCGCCGCCGACGATCCCGCCGCCCGCTTTATCGCCGCCGGCGTCAACCGCATGCGGCCTATCCTCATGACCACCCTCGCGGCAATCCTCGCGTTGCTGCCCTTGGCGATGGGTCTGGGCGAAGGCTCCGCCATGCTCCAGCCGCTCGCCATCGGCATCATCGCCGGTCTGATTGTGCAACCCCTGCTCGTCCTCATCGTGCTGCCCACGCTCCTGGTCACTTTGCGCGTCGGACACCAGAAAAGCAGCCCCCATCAATAG